The Rhodohalobacter sp. SW132 genomic sequence CGCCGGCTGCTGACCTACAAGTGTCTTCAGCAGCATTTTCTGGTATGATTTCACCCGGTCAGTCTTCTGCAAAACCGCCCGGTCTGCCAGGAATTCGTGATTAAGCTGTAACGACCGTTTGAAATACCTATAGAGCGGATTGAACCAGAATAATGATTTCAGGATCTCTATCAATAAAATATCCCAGCTATGGCGTTGCCGGATATGAGCGTTTTCGTGAATCAGGACTTCCCGGCTTATCTTACCGCTATTATATTCACGCTCATTCAGAAAAATGTAACCCAGGAAACTAAAAGGTGCCGTCTGCTCTTTCAGCAGCACTACGGTGGAATCTTTGTAGTAGAACCGGGCGTGACGCCGCACTTTATGGAGTATTGATTCCACTTTGCAGGTGAGTCGAATCAGCAGAAGAAGAGTGACAAATACGTACATTGAAACTCCAGCTTTGATCATCATAGATGTGGAGATCAAACCACTTTCAGTTCCGGATACCGCCACAGTCTCTTCATCCCCGGACAGTTCAACCGCCTGAAGATTCTGCGCGCCGGATGATTCCGATGCACCCAAAGATAAAATCTGATCCACAATTCCAACCGGCAGCAACGGGATGATCAGCGAAAAAAGCAGGGAGAAGAGCAGATATCCGCGATTAAAACGCGGCATGTTCTCCTTCTCGAGGTAGAGATGATAAACCGCGAAAAGAAGCGCCAGGCAGAGAGTTGATTTGAAGAGGTAGAATATCATGACTGACGTTTTTCCAGTTCCTTGTTTACAATTTCTCTGAGTTCTTCCAGCTCCGAATCGGTCAGATCCGTTTCCGAAGCAAAAAAGGAGGCAAACTGCGACGGGGAATCATCGAAAAACTTTCGGATCAGGCCATTCAGATGTTTCGAAAAGTAGACGCTTTTCTTTACCAGCGGGAAGTACAGTCGCGATCGTCCCATCTGCTCATAATCTACAAAACCTTTATCCTGCATCCGTTTCAACAGGGTTGCGACCGTCGTGGTGGCTGGTTTCGGCTCAGGATAACACTCCAGGAGATCTTTCATAAATGCTTTTTGAAGCTTCCAGAGGTGCTGCATCAATTCTTCTTCTGTTTTGGATAGTTTCATATTTCTACAACATTAGAGTGTTTTCTACGAATGTAGAGTAATTGAATTAAAAAGTAAAATAAATTTCTCGATTCTGTGGTCTTTTACTGGATGTTGGTTCATGAGGTTTTATCTTTTGTCCCGCTTCTGGTCCTGTGGTGTCTTCCATATTGGTTCGGAATTATAAGCTCCGTCAGTGACAAATAAGTGCTTATTGCGAAGACGGAAGATCGCGGATCGGGATCCGCTATGACGTTTTAAAGGAAAGTGTATTTTTTACAACTTCCAGTCTTCTCGGTTCGGGGGTCTGGGTTGAGGTTTGAAATGAGGGAGTATTTATTCAACTTCTGGTCTTCTCGGTTCGGCGAACCGAGGTACGATTCACTGAGTGGCAGCAAAATCGGGATTAAATTTGCCCCATGTTGAATCGCTGGCAAATGTGCGGCCCATCGCCTGGAACTGGCGTACGAATCGCCGTTTATTTACACGGGGTGCAAACTGTGCGTACTCTATCATAAAAACCCTTCGCGTTTCCGGATCGTAATAGGTGAAATGGACAAACGGTCCGCCCATAAAATCATTTGTCATTCGCCATATGCCCATTGTTTCATAACCAGTGAGCCGACTTCCTGTACTGAATTCCTGAGTTTTTACCGCCTCCCTGTAGTCCGTTTCCACGTAAGAACTATCCCGCTCTCCCTGCACCAAAAATTGCATCAAAGAATCCCTGGTGCTGTTAATCCATTCCGGATTGATAAAATCACCATGCTCCACATTATCTTTCCACCAGGCCCACATCCACCGGTTGTTGTCGGGCAGATATCGGCGAAACATTACCGATTGTGTGGAGTCGAACAGCTGAACGTAATCGTGCTGCATCCGCACGCTCCATCCGTGATTTTCCCAGAGTGAATCGGCCAGTGCAACCTGTTCACCTCTTCTATAGATTTCTCCTGTCCGATAGTTGATCTCCCTCTCTTCCAGATGTGAGAGCAGTTCATCGCTGCTGTTCCTGATTTTTTCGGCAAGACGTTCATCGGATGTGGAGGTCAAAACCAGGGTCCACTGTTCTCTCGCCCACCGATCCTGCAGAGGAAAGGCAAAGCTCTCACCCAGTTCCACTCGCTGCCGGACTTCGGATCCGAGCATCCCACCCACAAGCTGTGATGTATTTGTCTGCTCATTCAGCGGTGCTGCAATAATTATATTTCTGAACCTTTTCAGTTCATCCAGTTCCTGGTTGCTTTCAAAATCTCTGAAGATAAGCGTATAGGCGGGTTCCCAGGGTTGAGGTACAGTCTGTATGTACCGCCCAAATGTTTCGCGAATGGCGTCAGCCGTTTCACTTTCCCACTGGCTGGAATCCATCACCACAATCACTTCATCAACCGGTCCGATCGCTTTTTTTCGATAGTCTCCGCTGCAGGCAGAAGCAAAAAGTATCAAAAGTAATGTATATGAACAGAATTGAATATAATTTGTCATACGTTTAATCTCTACAATTATAGAATAACTTCTACAAATGTAGAGATAAGAATTTAAAAAAGCGAAATTCTTTTTCACTTCATCTCAACCCCATACCAAACCACAGTCTCCTACACCGTCTCACTATCACATTCACGAGTATAGTAGTAATCTCCGCGGATATGATTAATAATTCTGCTTTATTTCCCGCTACTTCTCATCTCGATTTATAAATTCTACTCTGTGTTTAACTATACGCTCGATACCTCGCGGTATATCTCTCTCAAGTTCATAGAAGTAGCCGTTTTTAATTTTTTTCAATGGTTTGCTCATCACGCTTCTCGACGTTCTTCTGCCTTCCTTTTCAAACCGGGCCAGAAGCTGTCCCTCCGGACTGATAACCCGCCACTGATAGGTGGAAGTCACTGTCTGTGATGGTCGCCACCCACAGGCGATCCTCGTCATCCAGCTCCATGGTATGAACTGCAGGCCAGGTTTCGGGCATTTCATATTGTGCGAGAGACCGTTCCCGAAATCTGCTAAGTTCAAAAATATTCATATCCAGTTCACTCTTTGTGACTGACTCATACCATACTTCTTCAAATTCCCCTTCACTGTCATAAATCCTGATCAGGAAATCGTCGGTCCAGTTTGTGTAGAAACGCCCATCTCTTGAAAAGGAAACCAGTGAACTCCGAGTAAACGGCATGGGAAAAGGGAGTTCAAGTCGATCTGTTTCAATCGGGAAATAGAAAGGAAACCGATCCACAACAAGAAGAGGAGCTGAAACTATTTCTCCATTTTTTGATAACGGGTAGAAGGCTTCGAGTGGATCTCCTTCCTGTCTGTATGCTGAAAAATGCTGTTTATGAAGGATGTATTGATTCGTATGTGTAGCGATCAAATTGCGGCCTCTCATTACGCCATGAGAGTATCTCCCGAATTATTAAAATTGCCTTGCAAAAGCATATCCCTGATGTGAGAAAATTCCTGAGTGGAAAATTGACCCATTTTTTGAAGCCTGCCATCGAAAATGTACAGCGTATCTTGCACTATCTGCATGGATGAAATTGCCTCATACTCTCCAGGCCCTCTTCCTTCACGGATAAATTTGTCAATAAATTCTCCGTCACCATCAAATACATATACGCCAACCGTTCCGGGTATCGTGGCTGCAATAAAAACCCTGTCATTTTCATCTACAGCCATTTCGCTTATATACCCCCTCATAAACACCTCATCATTACTTTCAAATACCGTTTCACGAATTAACTCAACCGTATCGGGCAGAGCTCCTTCGGCGGCTGCAATGAGCGTCAGGTTTTCGATATCCTTTAGATGTTCAGGGAGTTCAGGTGATGCAGAACTCTCTTGTTTCTCACTACAGCCAATCAGAATCACAAATATCAGGAAAACTGAAAGTTGTATGAATTTTTGTGTATTCATAACCTGAAAACCTGAGTTCGATTCTTAAATTTATCCTATATCAACAAAAACAGTCCAAAAAGGGCGTTCGTTAAGTTAATTCGTCAACAATTATGTCATGCCGGACTCCGATCCGGCATCTCCTGCCTTGTTAAGGACTGGAGATCACGCATCGAGTGCGAGATGACACCCTTTTTGGACTGTTTTTGACATTTTTAAATCGAACTCAGGTTGAAAGATTACCTGGCTATGAATCCTCTACCTCAATACTGTATCTCACCACCTGCTGCAAACCGGTATCAGGATCTGTTTCACGTGTGAAGAGGTAATCATCCCGAATAGTGGCTATCGCCGTTCCATTTGGCAGTTCAAACCGGGCCCTTAAATCACCCGACTCTTCCAGGACCCACCATTCGTTTATTTCTTTATCCTTTGCATAAACCGAAATCCAGATGCGGCCAGTGTTGTCGGTATACATTTGTTGCAGTGCCGGCCAGGTATTGGGTAGCTGCATGGATTGAACTGCATCCTGAAGTTGTTCATGATTGTCAACGCTGTTTAGAGCATCATTCCGGGTTAAATTTCGCTTTTCGAATGGATAATAAACTGCGGACTGATACTCACCCGCTGAGCTAAAAGTTTGGATCAAAAATTCTGAAGAATCAGCCAGATAAATCATGTCATTGTCTGACATTGTCATGATTTGCCTGTTTGCAAAAGGCGGGGGAATAGTGAACCATTCAGTAACAATGTGTTCCGGTTCAGAAATTTCAAAAAACTTTTCAGGTTGTGCCTGATGGTCTCCGTTCCAGCGGTAGTACTTCCTCACTCCGGTCTCATCAGGATTTTCCCGGTATAATAGCGGAGAAGAACGTGAGGATAATATCAAAGATCCTTCACTGCTAATTGAATGAAATCCTGGATTCATAAAATTGGGTTCCGGTAAATTCTCCCAGCTGTCACTCCCTATTATTATTGCAGAATCAAATACCGGTAAAGATTGTCCATCTGAACCCAGTTCAAATAAATTTATTCTGCGACCATTTGGATCATTAACATAGAGGTGGTTTTTGTAAATCTCCATACCCCCGACCCACTGGAATTCTCCCGGTCCGCTCCCCTCCCGACCGATACGCCCCATGTACTGGCCATCCTCTTCAAAAATATGAACGGAGTGTCGTTGTCTATCCCCAATATATACCCTGCCAAACCGGTCGGATCGTACGGAGCCATAGGAGGCAATCGGTTCATCATCTGTATCGCCAAAAACCTGTTCGCGTGTAAGTCTCAACGTATCTGCAGAAGAGATATCAGCGGAGGAATAGATTGTGACATTCTCCATTTCCAGGATATGGGGAGGCACATCAGCGAAAGTTTCTTCGTCTGAGCTACATGATGTGAAGATGCAGACAGTTGAGATCAGACCGATTAGCAGACTTTTATTCGTTTTTATCATAATAGCAGTTTTAATTTTTAACCTGCCGTCTATTTACTACTTTTATAATACTATTTCAACTTTATTTAAGAATTTTCGGATAGTATTCTTCTGATAGTTTCCGGGATGAATGTTTCAGCCTGAAGAAGTACTGTTTTGGAGCCACGAAGAAATCCCGAAGTGTTTTCAGTTCGTTCAAAAGTGAACAGGGGAGAAATGAGAAAAGGTGATATTTCCTGGTAAAAAAACAGAAAACATCTCCCGGATAAGCTCAACAGAATCTGTCTCAATTCCTTCGGTGGGCGCAATGAGCGCCAGGTTTTCGATATCCTGAAGATGCACAGGGAGTATGAATGAGACGGAAACACCTGGTTTTCAGTTCAGCCATTGGCAATGAGAAGTATTAAACCGGTTACCCGTTTTTTTTAAGTATCAGAATTCAATTATTTGGGGTGCAATTGAATCATTTGCACATTGCATTAACGCGGATGGATAAATGGCAGATATCCCCGCCTCCCGGAATATCTTCATCACGTTTTTATCAAAGAGGTACTTCTCTTTCTGAATTCTTTTATCCAGGTGATCGGGCCAGGTTGAGTAGGCTTTTTCTTCGCTGTTTTTTCTGGTCTCTTCAATTTTTACACACATTTCCGGATCTATCACAGGAAGATCAATTTCAGCATACTGGTTATACATAAATTCGAGGCTCGTATGCTTTAAATACCGGGTCTCGCCTGAGAAAAGTGAGACGGCCACCCATTCAGTATCATAATCCGTTATTTCAAATATATCACCCTGCAGTACCGGTATCCTTTCTTCTGATCCATCATCCGGTTTATGATGCAGTTCCGCACCTTCATACAAGACTTTCACATAATCCTGAGCCTGAATTTCTGCTGAAAATAGTCCCATGATAAGAATGAGTAGTATCAGCTGAATACCTTGACCTGATCCGTTCATATACTAAAATACGATTGAAGTTGAACGTTTTTCTTGAAGAGTACTACCTCAAACGAGATATCCTTCATTGACTACCCTTACTCTATATAATAAACATAGATCTATTTGCAAATAGAAAAGGCTATTGGGATGCGTACAATCCTCTGCAAACAAAAAAAGGCGTCTATCCCGAGATAAACGCCTTCTTAAAAATTAATCAATTGTATGAACCCGGAATCAGATTCCCAGGTCTGCCATCACTGCATCGGTGATATCGTACTCACTCTGAACTTCTTCAGAAACGTACAAAATAATCACGTCCCCTCCGGATGTGGTGGTATTGAGTACGTAGTCGATTCCTTTTGATGAAGCAACATTGTTGATCGCCTCTTGAATCTGGTTCAGGAGCGGCGACATCAGTTGTGCCCGCTGCTGTTGAAGTTCCTGCTCAGCCTGGTTCTGCATCTGCCGGAATTCAGCATCGAGTTCACCCAGCCTTTCCTCTTCGTTCTGGCGAGCCTGCTCAGAAATCACTCCAACTTTTTGCTGATAGAGTTCGATTTCGGTCTGCAATTCCCGCTCTTTTTGTGTGAGTTCCGACTGTTTGCGTTCAAAAAAGTTTTGCAATCGCTGCTGAACAGCTCTCATTTCCGGCATACGATCCAGTACGGCACGCGGATCCACAAAACCGATTTTCATGTCCTGGGCCTGCACCGTGGCAGGAGCTGTCATCAAACCGGTAAGTGCGATAAGAGATGTAAAAAGAATGATTTTTGCTAATTTCATAATGCGTATCCTTCGATATTAGTTTTGTGTAAGATATTCAATGACTCTTTCTGTGATGTCTACTCCTCTGTCGGACATATAGTAAACGATCGGTTCGCCGGTACCTGACTGCCTGTTAAGCACGTATTCGAGGCCCATGTCACGCGCTACAGTTTCCATGGCGGCTTCCACCCGATTTAAGAGAGGTGAAAAAAGTTCGTTTTGGCGCTGACGGATCTGATTTTGAATCCGATTCTGCAGTCCGGAAAGTTCTTCTTCCATTTCCGAGAGGCGTTCTTCTTCAGCTTGTTGCTGAGCTTCAGTAAAATTGCCTGCTTCTGCTTGTTCGGTATATGCGGTCAGCTCCTCAATCCACTCCTGGTAACGCGCCTGAAAACGCTGTTCGCGTTCCTGAACGAATTGCTGAAGCGTTGATTCGATTTCAGAAGTTTCTGGCAGTGAGTCCAGTACCTGGTCCGGATTCATCACCCCAACACTGAGCTGCGCACTTGCAAGCAGAGGAATGAAAAGGAATATTATTAAAAGCTGTAGTTTTTTCATTTTAGGTAGTAATTAATTTTAAGCGCCGAAGTTAACGTTTTTAAAGATCAATTTCTTATAGCAGCCGGATCCATACCCATCTCTAACATCACATCTTCAGTCAGGTTCCACTCTTCACGTACAAACAGGAAGCGTGTTTCCTGTGCACGATCAAAAACAAAATCGAAGTTTTGTCTTCGGGCAACCTCATCAAGGGCCTCAAATATCTGCCGCTGAATGGGTTCCAAAAGTGTTTCCTGGGTTGTGAAGTATTCGCCCCGGGGACCAAATTTCTCCTCAACCAGTCGATCACGCTGCTGTCTCAAATTTTCAATTTCATTTAACCGCTGCTGTCGAACATCTTCTGTAAACAAAATTTCACGTGCTTCGAAATCATCCGCCAGCTGCTCAATTTCTTCTTCTATTTCCTGTATATCATCTCTCCACCCTTCACTCAAAAGATTTAACCGCTGTTCAATACCCGAGTATTCCGGCATATTTTGAAGAATCACGTCGGTGTCAATAAACCCGATTTTCTGATCCTGAGCTTTGGTGTCGGCGACAGAGAGTGCACAAATCAGTAAGAGAATAATTGGTAAACGTTTCATACCCTAAAATGGTGCACCGATATTGAAGAGAAACTCCCATTCACCCGCTTGCAGACCCGATTGGTTTTGTGAGTGCGGATCTGTTCCATCAAGCCTGTAACCGTAACTCAGGTCAACAAGACCGAGAATCGGCAGGAAGATCCGTGCTCCAAAGCCGGCTGCTCGTTTTACGTTGAATGGATCAAACGAGGTCATTCCATCAAACGTATTTCCCGCATCCACGAAAGCGTATGGAATCAGCTGCAGCTGCTCCGAGCGGACGGCAGGATACCGCAGTTCAAGTGAGTATTTGCTAAATGCCCGGCCACCAATTTGGTTTCTGAAATCATCCAGCGGTGAAATTTGGCCGCCAATACCGCCGGGGAAACCACGCATGTTAATGTTGTCGTTGGTAAAGCTTTGTCGCTGCTGAAGCTCTGTACCTCCAAGGAAAAACCGCTGGAAATTACTCCGGTTTGATTCTGTGAAGTATCCCATGTAACCGTAATCCACGGTGGATGAGAGTACCAGCCGGCCAACAATCGTAGCATGATGCTGATAAGATGTTTTCAGCTTATAAAACTGAGCAAAACTTGGAATAGGCAGAGCGATCTCGCCGGAAATATTAAATTTAGATCCTGTACTGGGCGAAATTGGGTTATCCGTAGAATTTCTCTCCAGTTCTTGACGAACGGTCAAGAGGTCAGCTCTTCCGTCATCAAATATCTGTCCGAAACCGGCAACGTTAAAATGATTATACGTTAGAACGGTTCGCTGGGAAAAGAAATCATCCGGCCATTGCAGGCGCCGGCCCAGGCTCACACTTGCTGAAATCAGCTCATTACGCTGGTTCGCAGTGGAACCTTGTTGTACCGGGCTGAAAAACCGGTTTCGTTGCCTGCCGTAATTCAGAAGATCGTAGGACAGTGAAACTCCAAGTGACGTTGGACGTCCTCTGAGCCATGGCTCTGTAAAACTAAAGTTGTAGCTCTGAAATCCGCTTCCTGTTACCTGCACTCCGAGTGAAAGGCGCTGGCCGTCGCCGGTAGGAATGGGATCCCATCCGCCGGGCTCAAACATCCGCTGAACGGAAAAGTTATTGAAATTAACCCGTGCTGCCAGGATCACACCGATCTGCCGTCCGCCAAAACCACCTGAAAATTCAAAGTTATCAGATCCCTGGGTTTCATCCAGACCAAATTCAATATCTACGGTACGCTCTTCCGGATTCGGCCGCACATCAGGAGTGATTCCTTCAGGGGTAAAATATCCAAGCTGACCAAGTTCACGGATGGTTCTAACAATAGCTGAGCGGCTGTATGTGTTGCCGGGAACCGTTCGTAAATTTCTGCGAACCACATCATCGTGGGTTTTAGTATTTCCCGTAAACGTTACATTTCGAATGGTAGCGATCTCATTCTCAACAATTTCAAAATGGATATCGAGAGAATCTTCCCCTACTACACGAATATCTTCACTAACGTTAAAAAAGAGGTATCCAATATTCTGATAGAGGCTCGAAACATCGGCATCATCCTGACGGAAATTCAGGTTTTGGTCAAATTTTGTTGCGTTAAAAATATCACCCCTTTGAAATCCAAGTGCCTGGGTAAGCTGCTCATCGCTGTAAACAGTATTCCCATCCCAGGAAATATTTCGGACTTTGTATTGCGGGCCTTCTGATACCGTAATATCAAAATGAACTCCCTCTTTGCTGCGCCAGTCATCAATATAAACAGAATCACTTAAGACCCGGATATCCCGAAAACCGTTATCACGGTAAAATTGCTTCAGATTGGCAATTCCTTCTTCAAATTCCTCTTCGGTATACACATGGCGTTTGAAAATTCTCCACCAGCGATCTTGTTTGATGGTACCGAAGCTTTTTCTCAGGCGCCGGTCGCTAAAATGTTCGTTCCCTTCGAAATTTATTTCGCGAACTTTTGTTCGCTCTCCGCGGTCCACGTTAAAAATCAGGTCCACGCGGTTAGGATTTGCTTCATTCGGCTGCTCAACAATCTCTACTTGAGTGCCCCAATATCCTTCCTGGGCATAATATCGTTTGATGGTATTGAGTGCCTGCGATCGAACAGAGTTGGTAACGGCAAGCCCTGAAACCAGGTTAATTCGTTCGCGCAAATCTCTTCTGTGAGAGCGCCTTACCCCTTCGATTTCGTATTGGCCAAGCCGGGGTTGTTCTTCAACGGCAATCTGTATGTTTACGCCATCACCCGAAAGCCGTTCATAAAAAATCTGTACATCGGAAAAGAGACTGGTCCGGTAGATCTGCTTAATTGCGTTAGAGATGTCATCACCGGGGATGGTTATGGTTTCTCCGACTCTGAGTCCGCTGCTGCTAATCAGGTAACTCTCCCGTCCGGTTACAAGTCCCGTTACGGAAACCTCCCGGATCTCGTACTCCCGGGGCATCAGGTTTTCGGGGTTTTCGATTTGAATTCGATTAGAATCCTGCCCGTAGCTGATTTGAATTGATCCGAGTGTAATAAAAATTATCGCGATACTAAAACAGAGATGCTTAATATGTGTCACCTTTTATACTACTTTCAGCGGTTATGATATGATTTCCTTTAATACAGACGCAGATGCAGATTTGGAGTATCCGTTGTTCTTCACCTTCCCGTATCTACGATCACGTTGTTGATAGGATTTTATTGCCTCGTAAAGTTCAGCTCTTCTGAAATCGGGCCAGTACGTTTCTGTGATATACAGCTCAGAGTAGGCGAGCTGCCACAGAAGAAAATTACTGATTCGAAATTCACCACTTGTGCGGATGATCAGATCGGGATCGGGAACTTCTCCGGTTGACAGGTGGGAGCTAATCATCGAATCGTCAATATCCTGTGGTTCAAGCTTGCCTTCTTTAACCTGCTCTGAAAGTCGTTTAACCGCTTCAGTGATGTCCCATCGCCCGGAATAACTAAGTGCCAGGCAAAGCTGCAGCCTGTCGTTATCTTTGGTAAGTTCCGTTACCTCACTAAT encodes the following:
- a CDS encoding M56 family metallopeptidase is translated as MIFYLFKSTLCLALLFAVYHLYLEKENMPRFNRGYLLFSLLFSLIIPLLPVGIVDQILSLGASESSGAQNLQAVELSGDEETVAVSGTESGLISTSMMIKAGVSMYVFVTLLLLIRLTCKVESILHKVRRHARFYYKDSTVVLLKEQTAPFSFLGYIFLNEREYNSGKISREVLIHENAHIRQRHSWDILLIEILKSLFWFNPLYRYFKRSLQLNHEFLADRAVLQKTDRVKSYQKMLLKTLVGQQPAHLASSFNYSQIKKRMLMMNRQTSFQRSVLKMSSALPLLLSAAMLFGTDISALQNYGKVIGIEISDSENILLNNEEIHISKLSEQLTEFEDLPNRTIALRVHKNAYFGIVLDVQGVMREHRLFRFRYISIDEESPKYEEMVKSKIGALTDGIATVIEEYMSLSLTEQREEAERYYANIVHEHKLLEEKLETIRASHHFEVSSPPALPPSPEQRAGNE
- a CDS encoding BlaI/MecI/CopY family transcriptional regulator, with the translated sequence MKLSKTEEELMQHLWKLQKAFMKDLLECYPEPKPATTTVATLLKRMQDKGFVDYEQMGRSRLYFPLVKKSVYFSKHLNGLIRKFFDDSPSQFASFFASETDLTDSELEELREIVNKELEKRQS
- a CDS encoding DUF4837 family protein gives rise to the protein MTNYIQFCSYTLLLILFASACSGDYRKKAIGPVDEVIVVMDSSQWESETADAIRETFGRYIQTVPQPWEPAYTLIFRDFESNQELDELKRFRNIIIAAPLNEQTNTSQLVGGMLGSEVRQRVELGESFAFPLQDRWAREQWTLVLTSTSDERLAEKIRNSSDELLSHLEEREINYRTGEIYRRGEQVALADSLWENHGWSVRMQHDYVQLFDSTQSVMFRRYLPDNNRWMWAWWKDNVEHGDFINPEWINSTRDSLMQFLVQGERDSSYVETDYREAVKTQEFSTGSRLTGYETMGIWRMTNDFMGGPFVHFTYYDPETRRVFMIEYAQFAPRVNKRRFVRQFQAMGRTFASDSTWGKFNPDFAATQ
- a CDS encoding 6-bladed beta-propeller; translation: MNTQKFIQLSVFLIFVILIGCSEKQESSASPELPEHLKDIENLTLIAAAEGALPDTVELIRETVFESNDEVFMRGYISEMAVDENDRVFIAATIPGTVGVYVFDGDGEFIDKFIREGRGPGEYEAISSMQIVQDTLYIFDGRLQKMGQFSTQEFSHIRDMLLQGNFNNSGDTLMA
- a CDS encoding 6-bladed beta-propeller, whose translation is MIKTNKSLLIGLISTVCIFTSCSSDEETFADVPPHILEMENVTIYSSADISSADTLRLTREQVFGDTDDEPIASYGSVRSDRFGRVYIGDRQRHSVHIFEEDGQYMGRIGREGSGPGEFQWVGGMEIYKNHLYVNDPNGRRINLFELGSDGQSLPVFDSAIIIGSDSWENLPEPNFMNPGFHSISSEGSLILSSRSSPLLYRENPDETGVRKYYRWNGDHQAQPEKFFEISEPEHIVTEWFTIPPPFANRQIMTMSDNDMIYLADSSEFLIQTFSSAGEYQSAVYYPFEKRNLTRNDALNSVDNHEQLQDAVQSMQLPNTWPALQQMYTDNTGRIWISVYAKDKEINEWWVLEESGDLRARFELPNGTAIATIRDDYLFTRETDPDTGLQQVVRYSIEVEDS
- a CDS encoding OmpH family outer membrane protein — encoded protein: MKLAKIILFTSLIALTGLMTAPATVQAQDMKIGFVDPRAVLDRMPEMRAVQQRLQNFFERKQSELTQKERELQTEIELYQQKVGVISEQARQNEEERLGELDAEFRQMQNQAEQELQQQRAQLMSPLLNQIQEAINNVASSKGIDYVLNTTTSGGDVIILYVSEEVQSEYDITDAVMADLGI
- a CDS encoding OmpH family outer membrane protein, yielding MKKLQLLIIFLFIPLLASAQLSVGVMNPDQVLDSLPETSEIESTLQQFVQEREQRFQARYQEWIEELTAYTEQAEAGNFTEAQQQAEEERLSEMEEELSGLQNRIQNQIRQRQNELFSPLLNRVEAAMETVARDMGLEYVLNRQSGTGEPIVYYMSDRGVDITERVIEYLTQN
- a CDS encoding OmpH family outer membrane protein — translated: MKRLPIILLLICALSVADTKAQDQKIGFIDTDVILQNMPEYSGIEQRLNLLSEGWRDDIQEIEEEIEQLADDFEAREILFTEDVRQQRLNEIENLRQQRDRLVEEKFGPRGEYFTTQETLLEPIQRQIFEALDEVARRQNFDFVFDRAQETRFLFVREEWNLTEDVMLEMGMDPAAIRN
- the bamA gene encoding outer membrane protein assembly factor BamA, coding for MTHIKHLCFSIAIIFITLGSIQISYGQDSNRIQIENPENLMPREYEIREVSVTGLVTGRESYLISSSGLRVGETITIPGDDISNAIKQIYRTSLFSDVQIFYERLSGDGVNIQIAVEEQPRLGQYEIEGVRRSHRRDLRERINLVSGLAVTNSVRSQALNTIKRYYAQEGYWGTQVEIVEQPNEANPNRVDLIFNVDRGERTKVREINFEGNEHFSDRRLRKSFGTIKQDRWWRIFKRHVYTEEEFEEGIANLKQFYRDNGFRDIRVLSDSVYIDDWRSKEGVHFDITVSEGPQYKVRNISWDGNTVYSDEQLTQALGFQRGDIFNATKFDQNLNFRQDDADVSSLYQNIGYLFFNVSEDIRVVGEDSLDIHFEIVENEIATIRNVTFTGNTKTHDDVVRRNLRTVPGNTYSRSAIVRTIRELGQLGYFTPEGITPDVRPNPEERTVDIEFGLDETQGSDNFEFSGGFGGRQIGVILAARVNFNNFSVQRMFEPGGWDPIPTGDGQRLSLGVQVTGSGFQSYNFSFTEPWLRGRPTSLGVSLSYDLLNYGRQRNRFFSPVQQGSTANQRNELISASVSLGRRLQWPDDFFSQRTVLTYNHFNVAGFGQIFDDGRADLLTVRQELERNSTDNPISPSTGSKFNISGEIALPIPSFAQFYKLKTSYQHHATIVGRLVLSSTVDYGYMGYFTESNRSNFQRFFLGGTELQQRQSFTNDNINMRGFPGGIGGQISPLDDFRNQIGGRAFSKYSLELRYPAVRSEQLQLIPYAFVDAGNTFDGMTSFDPFNVKRAAGFGARIFLPILGLVDLSYGYRLDGTDPHSQNQSGLQAGEWEFLFNIGAPF
- a CDS encoding isoprenyl transferase, translated to MKALTLTNNAQTESDKKLQEEIAKSGKIPTHIAIIMDGNGRWAQTKGNIRIFGHKAGVDSVRDITESCAQLGVKHLTLYAFSTENWDRPTVEVNGLMKILVKSLKNEAKRLNENNIKFVTIGQIERLPEKCQRQISEVTELTKDNDRLQLCLALSYSGRWDITEAVKRLSEQVKEGKLEPQDIDDSMISSHLSTGEVPDPDLIIRTSGEFRISNFLLWQLAYSELYITETYWPDFRRAELYEAIKSYQQRDRRYGKVKNNGYSKSASASVLKEIIS